One genomic region from Prevotella sp. Rep29 encodes:
- a CDS encoding helix-turn-helix transcriptional regulator, protein MAQDINRLKVVLAEQKRTNKWLAEQLGKDPASVSKWCTNASQPSLETLVEIARSLNVDVKDLLWSTKER, encoded by the coding sequence ATGGCACAGGACATCAATCGGCTGAAGGTGGTTTTAGCCGAACAAAAGAGAACGAATAAGTGGCTGGCTGAACAGTTGGGAAAGGACCCTGCATCGGTGAGCAAGTGGTGCACCAATGCATCACAGCCCAGTTTGGAGACTCTGGTGGAAATAGCCAGAAGTCTCAATGTGGATGTGAAAGATTTGCTTTGGTCAACTAAAGAACGATAA
- a CDS encoding helix-turn-helix transcriptional regulator: MERKLLNRIRVVLAEKDMNNKQLAELLGKDPAVVSKWVTNTNQPNVETLIQIAKVLEVSVDELLRTE; encoded by the coding sequence ATGGAGCGTAAACTTTTGAATCGAATAAGAGTAGTTCTTGCTGAGAAGGACATGAACAACAAGCAACTTGCCGAATTGCTTGGCAAGGATCCAGCTGTAGTATCTAAGTGGGTGACGAACACCAATCAACCAAATGTAGAAACCCTCATCCAGATTGCCAAAGTTTTAGAGGTGAGCGTTGATGAATTGTTGAGAACAGAATGA